A single window of Ornithorhynchus anatinus isolate Pmale09 chromosome 3, mOrnAna1.pri.v4, whole genome shotgun sequence DNA harbors:
- the LOC100075203 gene encoding interferon-induced protein with tetratricopeptide repeats 5, whose translation MGDHEEMSGKGTECTGNVAKDSLRTRLLQLECHFTWDLLKEDIALQDLEERVCNQIQFLTTKSKATSYNLLAYTRYLQGHNEEALESLGKAEKEIQGEDASRAEVRSVVTWGNLAWMHYHTDHLAEAQAYADKVECVCRALSGPFPCKVEWAEVLSEEGWALLTFGFKYYERAKACFEKALKQEPNNPEFNSGFAIAIYRLENIASGNSPADAPSLQALRRAVRLNPDDTPVQVFLGLRLQDVNREAEGEKYIQEALERMSSVPYVLRYAAKFYRRKGALEKSLQLLDEAARFTPTSGFVHHQKGLCYRAQINKIKKATNYQPRGRDKDDLKELISLATIQFEKFVEKKPKFVFAYIDLANMYAEGIDYENAEVNFQKVLRLEKLTDGEKQQIHLNYGRFQEFHRKSQASALHHYLEGLKIKRESQEREKLKRAVHRLVSRGRRRNPADAESLGLLRSLGQLSREGD comes from the exons atGGGAGAccatgaggagatgagcggcaaaGGAACggagtgcacggg CAACGTTGCCAAGGATTCACTAAGGACTCGCCTGCTGCAATTAGAATGCCATTTTACCTGGGATTTACTGAAAGAAGACATCGCCCTGCAGGATTTGGAAGAGAGAGTCTGCAATCAGATTCAGTTCCTAACCACCAAATCCAAAGCTACCTCATACAACCTCCTGGCCTACACGAGGTACCTGCAAGGTCATAACGAAGAAGCCCTGGAAAGCCTggggaaggcagagaaagagattcAGGGTGAAGATGCGTCCCGAGCGGAAGTAAGAAGTgtcgtgacctggggcaacctggCCTGGATGCATTACCACACGGACCACCTCGCCGAGGCCCAGGCTTACGCAGACAAGGTGGAATGTGTGTGCCGGGCCCTCTCCGGCCCCTTCCCCTGTAAGGTGGAGTGGGCCGAGGTCTTATCCGAAGAGGGGTGGGCGCTGCTCACGTTCGGATTTAAGTACTACGAGAGGGCCAAGGCCTGTTTCGAAAAGGCTCTGAAACAGGAACCCAACAACCCGGAGTTCAATTCCGGCTTCGCCATTGCCATTTACCGGCTGGAGAACATCGCCAGCGGAAACTCTCCCGCTGACGCTCCGTCCCTCCAAGCTCTGAGGCGGGCGGTCCGGCTCAACCCCGACGACACGCCCGTTCAGGTCTTCCTGGGGCTGAGGCTTCAGGATGTGAACCGGGAAGCCGAGGGAGAAAAGTACATCCAAGAGGCTCTGGAACGAATGTCTTCCGTCCCCTACGTCCTCCGCTACGCCGCCAAGTTCTACCGCCGAAAAGGCGCCCTGGAGAAATCCCTGCAGCTCTTGGACGAGGCCGCCCGCTTTACCCCCACCTCTGGCTTCGTGCACCACCAGAAAGGCCTCTGTTACAGggcccaaataaataaaatcaagaaggCCACCAATTACCAGCCTCGAGGACGGGATAAAGACGACTTGAAGGAGCTAATCAGTCTGGCCACGATTCAATTTGAAAAATTTGTGGAGAAGAAGCCAAAGTTTGTTTTTGCCTACATCGACCTGGCCAACATGTACGCCGAAGGCATTGATTATGAAAACGCCGAAGTCAATTTTCAGAAGGTGCTCCGCCTGGAGAAGCTCACGGATGGGGAGAAGCAACAGATCCACCTCAACTACGGCCGCTTCCAGGAGTTTCACCGGAAATCTCAAGCCAGTGCCCTCCACCACTACTTGGAAGGATTAAAGATCAAAAGGGAatcccaggagagagagaagctgaAGAGGGCCGTGCATCGACTAGTAAGCCGGGGACGGAGGCGCAACCCGGCGGATGCTGAGAGTTTGGGTCTCCTCAGGTCCCTTGGCCAATTGAGCCGAGAAGGGGAttag